A part of Eubacterium sp. AB3007 genomic DNA contains:
- a CDS encoding epoxyqueuosine reductase QueH codes for MKEKRNTLQPGCDCNRFRTGQDMFFDNPGDTVSKPRLLLHSCCGPCSSAVIERLYPDFDLTVFFYNPCITNREEYERRKAAQIQLINAMNLEICPGGNTINFVEGDYEPEAYLSIVKGLEGAPEGGERCTLCFEMRLAKTAAYASASGYPLYATTLTVSPHKNYALITEIGKRYAAEYGIEYLDRDFKKKAGFQRSVQLSKQYGLYRQDYCGCDFSKRD; via the coding sequence ATGAAAGAAAAGAGAAACACCTTGCAGCCAGGCTGTGACTGCAACCGATTCAGGACCGGACAGGATATGTTTTTCGATAATCCCGGAGATACCGTCAGTAAGCCGCGGTTGCTGTTGCACAGCTGCTGCGGACCCTGTAGTTCTGCAGTCATTGAGAGACTGTATCCGGATTTTGATCTTACCGTGTTCTTCTACAATCCGTGTATCACGAATCGGGAGGAATACGAGCGTCGGAAGGCGGCCCAGATCCAGTTGATCAATGCCATGAACCTGGAAATCTGTCCGGGAGGAAATACCATCAATTTTGTGGAAGGGGACTATGAGCCGGAGGCATATCTTTCGATTGTGAAGGGGCTGGAAGGGGCGCCGGAGGGCGGCGAGCGATGCACTCTCTGCTTTGAGATGCGGCTTGCCAAGACTGCAGCCTATGCCAGCGCATCCGGTTATCCGCTCTACGCTACTACGTTGACGGTGAGCCCTCACAAGAACTATGCTCTGATCACAGAGATCGGGAAGCGTTACGCTGCGGAGTACGGTATCGAGTATCTGGACCGGGACTTCAAGAAGAAAGCCGGATTCCAGCGCAGCGTGCAGTTGTCGAAGCAATATGGCCTGTACAGACAGGACTACTGCGGATGTGATTTTTCAAAAAGAGACTGA
- a CDS encoding TIGR01212 family radical SAM protein (This family includes YhcC from E. coli K-12, an uncharacterized radical SAM protein.) translates to MIGRYLRDHFGHKVVKLSLDGGFTCPNRDGTLGTGGCLFCGSNAGGDFASTIEEQLALLSEKWPTAGHLAYFQNHTNTYAPVEELREKYEKALCTPGIEGLAIATRPDCLPEDVLDLLAEIARSHFLWVELGLQTANDKTAILIDRGYPLSIYDDAMVALRARGIRTVTHLILGLPGETREDMMTSASHVARSGAWGIKLHLLNVVRGARLAEQMPDYVPFSSMEEYISLVCDILEILPPEMVVHRLTGDTPRRDLIAPEWSYRKRSILNGITAELRRRGTYQGALISR, encoded by the coding sequence ATGATCGGGCGTTATCTTCGCGATCATTTCGGTCACAAAGTCGTCAAACTCTCTTTGGATGGTGGGTTCACCTGCCCCAACCGGGACGGCACTCTGGGTACAGGCGGATGCCTCTTCTGCGGCAGCAATGCAGGCGGAGATTTCGCCTCCACCATAGAAGAGCAGCTGGCACTCCTGTCAGAGAAATGGCCGACGGCAGGGCATCTGGCCTACTTCCAGAATCACACCAACACCTATGCCCCGGTAGAGGAACTGCGGGAGAAGTACGAAAAGGCTTTGTGCACTCCCGGGATCGAGGGACTTGCCATCGCCACCCGACCAGACTGCCTGCCTGAGGATGTGCTGGATCTTTTGGCGGAGATCGCCCGGTCTCACTTTCTCTGGGTGGAACTCGGCCTGCAGACCGCAAACGACAAAACCGCGATCCTAATCGACCGCGGTTACCCTCTTTCTATATACGACGACGCCATGGTCGCTCTGCGTGCCAGAGGCATTCGGACCGTGACTCATCTGATCCTTGGCCTTCCCGGCGAGACACGCGAGGACATGATGACCTCCGCCTCCCATGTGGCCCGCAGCGGTGCATGGGGCATCAAACTCCACCTGCTGAACGTTGTGCGCGGTGCCCGTCTGGCTGAACAGATGCCGGATTACGTCCCCTTCTCCTCCATGGAGGAGTATATATCGCTGGTATGTGATATCCTGGAGATCCTTCCTCCGGAGATGGTCGTCCACCGTCTTACCGGAGACACACCGCGCAGAGATCTTATCGCCCCGGAGTGGAGCTATCGTAAACGATCGATCCTGAACGGCATCACTGCGGAACTACGTCGCCGCGGCACTTACCAGGGGGCGCTTATTTCACGATAG
- a CDS encoding hydrolase, producing the protein MIRREDTVFVAVDFQERLMPVMSERERLEDKVCRLAAGMKALGIPHIVTQQYTRGIGETIPSVAEAIGEFTYVEKTSFSCMQNQEFARILQETGRKTAVVCGIEAHICVMQTVLEMLEQGYQVYVPVDCLSSRSDVDYMWAAERMERAGAVVTTYEAILYELLGDSKAPEFKAISAIVK; encoded by the coding sequence ATGATCAGGAGAGAGGATACCGTATTCGTTGCTGTAGATTTTCAGGAACGCCTGATGCCTGTTATGAGTGAGCGGGAACGCCTGGAAGACAAGGTTTGCCGCCTTGCTGCCGGCATGAAAGCCCTGGGGATCCCCCACATTGTCACGCAGCAGTACACCAGAGGCATCGGAGAGACGATCCCTTCCGTGGCAGAGGCCATCGGGGAATTTACTTACGTGGAGAAGACCAGCTTCAGCTGTATGCAGAACCAGGAGTTCGCCCGGATCCTGCAGGAGACAGGCCGTAAGACAGCAGTGGTCTGCGGCATTGAGGCACACATCTGTGTGATGCAGACGGTGCTTGAGATGCTGGAGCAGGGATACCAGGTCTACGTACCTGTGGATTGCCTTTCCTCCAGATCCGATGTCGACTACATGTGGGCGGCAGAGAGAATGGAGAGAGCCGGAGCGGTGGTGACCACCTATGAGGCGATCCTGTACGAACTGCTTGGGGATTCCAAAGCTCCGGAATTCAAGGCGATCTCTGCTATCGTGAAATAA
- a CDS encoding thymidine kinase, whose product MAQLYYRYSTMNAGKSIELIKVAYNYEERGKRVMTLVPSVDDRYGVGLVTSRIGLQRQATLVNEDTNILEMFMERNREAPVDCVLIDECQFLKKHHVEELVEIVDSFEVPVLAYGLKNDFRNELFEGSYYMLVYADKIEEIKTICWCGSKATMVARTIGGNIVKQGEQIVIGGNEMYVSLCRKHYNDGRIGPVKDPDRR is encoded by the coding sequence ATGGCACAGTTATACTACAGATACAGTACTATGAACGCAGGCAAGTCCATCGAATTGATCAAGGTGGCTTATAATTACGAAGAGCGAGGGAAACGGGTAATGACCCTGGTTCCCTCTGTTGATGACCGTTACGGCGTGGGACTGGTGACCTCCAGGATCGGACTCCAAAGACAGGCGACGTTGGTGAACGAGGACACCAATATCCTGGAGATGTTCATGGAGAGGAACCGAGAAGCACCGGTAGATTGCGTCCTGATAGACGAATGCCAGTTTCTGAAGAAGCATCATGTGGAGGAACTGGTAGAGATCGTGGACAGTTTTGAGGTGCCGGTGCTGGCCTATGGGCTGAAGAACGACTTTCGGAATGAACTGTTCGAGGGATCCTACTACATGCTGGTATACGCAGACAAGATCGAGGAGATCAAGACCATCTGTTGGTGTGGGAGCAAGGCCACTATGGTCGCAAGGACCATCGGCGGGAACATCGTGAAACAAGGTGAGCAGATCGTCATCGGAGGAAATGAGATGTACGTTTCTCTATGCCGAAAACACTACAACGATGGCAGAATTGGTCCGGTGAAGGATCCGGATAGGAGGTAA
- a CDS encoding ABC transporter ATP-binding protein, with protein sequence MKHTLETRNITMRFGQEEIIRDVSIYVDQGELISLLGVSGSGKTTLFNCISGIYKPTEGHVFLDGEDITGTSGKISYMLQKDLLFPYKTIEDNVALPLIIRGIPRKEAREMAGKHFEEFGLAGTQKKYPRQLSGGMRQRAALLRTYMFSDHMALLDEPFSALDTITKGKMQRWYLDVMEKIQLTSIFVTHDINEAILLSDRVYVMTGKPGEIRSEIRIRTPRAQRQGFDLKEEFLEYKRQITNLLDQ encoded by the coding sequence ATGAAGCACACACTTGAGACCAGGAATATAACCATGCGGTTTGGCCAGGAGGAGATCATCCGTGACGTATCGATCTATGTGGATCAGGGAGAATTGATCAGCCTTCTGGGGGTATCGGGAAGCGGTAAGACCACACTGTTCAACTGCATTTCCGGGATCTACAAACCGACGGAAGGACACGTGTTTCTGGATGGGGAGGATATCACAGGGACGTCCGGGAAGATCAGTTATATGCTTCAAAAAGACCTGCTGTTCCCCTACAAGACCATCGAAGACAATGTGGCGCTGCCGCTGATCATCCGAGGGATACCCAGGAAAGAAGCCCGGGAAATGGCGGGGAAGCATTTCGAAGAGTTCGGTCTTGCCGGAACACAAAAGAAGTATCCGAGACAGCTTTCCGGAGGTATGCGGCAGCGGGCAGCCCTGCTCAGAACGTATATGTTCTCCGATCACATGGCACTGTTGGATGAACCGTTCTCGGCTCTGGATACAATCACCAAAGGGAAGATGCAGCGGTGGTATCTGGACGTCATGGAGAAGATTCAACTCACATCGATCTTTGTCACCCATGACATCAACGAGGCGATCCTGCTTTCGGATCGCGTCTATGTGATGACTGGGAAGCCCGGGGAGATCCGTTCCGAGATCAGGATACGGACCCCCAGAGCACAGAGGCAGGGGTTCGACCTCAAGGAAGAGTTCCTGGAATATAAGAGACAAATAACAAACCTGCTTGATCAGTGA
- a CDS encoding ABC transporter substrate-binding protein, with protein sequence MSKRIIAVVLSTLLVSLALVGCSSSGDAGDSGDQKTKKKISFVLDWTPNTNHTGVYVAKELGYFDEAGLDVEIVQPPDDGAEAMVGSGKAQFGVSFQDYLPPAFQGDKKSIPVTAVAAVIQHNTSGIMSAKGGGITSPKGMEGKKYATWQLPIEQATIRQCMENEGADFSKLKMIPETIDDEVAALKAKQVDCIWVYYAWAGINAQVKDFPVDYFAFRDIDKAFDYYSPVIIANDDFLAKDPEAAKAFMAAVSKGYTYAIENPDKAADILLKANPELDKDLVKASQKWLADQYQAEASQWGVFDADRWNRFYRWLNENKLAEKEIPENVGFTNDYLPAE encoded by the coding sequence ATGAGTAAAAGAATAATCGCTGTCGTGCTCTCTACACTGCTGGTCAGTCTGGCCCTTGTCGGCTGCAGCAGTTCCGGAGACGCCGGAGACAGCGGAGACCAGAAAACAAAAAAGAAAATCAGTTTTGTGCTTGACTGGACACCCAACACCAACCACACCGGTGTCTACGTGGCGAAGGAACTGGGCTACTTCGATGAGGCCGGTCTGGATGTGGAGATCGTACAGCCGCCTGATGACGGTGCGGAGGCCATGGTCGGATCCGGCAAGGCACAGTTCGGCGTATCTTTCCAGGATTATCTTCCTCCCGCATTCCAGGGGGACAAGAAATCCATTCCGGTCACTGCCGTGGCTGCTGTGATTCAGCACAACACCTCCGGGATCATGTCCGCTAAGGGTGGAGGCATCACCTCTCCGAAGGGCATGGAAGGCAAGAAATACGCCACCTGGCAGTTGCCCATCGAGCAGGCTACCATCAGGCAGTGCATGGAAAACGAAGGCGCTGATTTCAGCAAGCTGAAGATGATCCCTGAGACCATCGATGATGAGGTGGCTGCGCTGAAGGCGAAACAGGTGGACTGCATCTGGGTCTACTATGCCTGGGCCGGGATCAACGCCCAGGTGAAGGATTTCCCGGTCGACTATTTTGCTTTTCGCGATATCGACAAAGCCTTCGACTACTACTCTCCGGTTATCATCGCCAACGATGACTTCCTGGCGAAGGATCCGGAAGCCGCCAAGGCTTTCATGGCAGCGGTCAGCAAGGGCTACACCTATGCGATTGAAAACCCGGACAAGGCTGCGGATATCCTTCTGAAGGCGAACCCGGAACTGGATAAGGACCTGGTGAAGGCAAGTCAGAAGTGGCTGGCGGACCAGTATCAGGCGGAAGCCTCCCAGTGGGGAGTGTTCGATGCGGATCGCTGGAATCGTTTCTACAGATGGCTGAACGAGAACAAACTGGCAGAGAAGGAGATCCCGGAGAATGTGGGATTCACCAATGACTATCTGCCGGCAGAGTGA
- a CDS encoding ABC transporter permease, with amino-acid sequence MKRRSASITSKVYPLLSVAALLLLWQCLSVLQIVPSYMLPSPAQTVDAFVGDFPLLMSHLKVTLLETLIGTLVGVGLGYCSACLMDRWDWAYKAFYPLVVLTQTIPAVAIAPLLVLWFGYNMMPKVVLIVLITFFPIAVGVLDGFRSADGDAINLMRSMGASRWQIFRHVKFPEALPHFFSGLRITVAYAVVGAVLAEWLGGFAGLGVYMTRVKKSFAYDKMFAVIFLISIISLLLILLVNVLQKRCMPWEQVDETNE; translated from the coding sequence TTGAAAAGAAGATCGGCAAGTATCACGAGTAAGGTCTACCCGCTTTTGTCGGTGGCCGCATTGCTGCTCCTGTGGCAGTGTCTGTCTGTCCTTCAGATAGTTCCGTCTTATATGCTGCCATCTCCCGCGCAGACGGTGGACGCTTTTGTGGGCGACTTTCCGCTGCTGATGTCCCATCTGAAGGTGACATTGCTGGAGACACTTATCGGCACACTGGTGGGAGTTGGCCTGGGATATTGCTCTGCCTGTCTTATGGATCGGTGGGACTGGGCCTACAAAGCCTTCTATCCTTTGGTGGTATTGACCCAGACCATTCCGGCGGTGGCCATCGCACCTCTGCTGGTGCTATGGTTTGGTTACAACATGATGCCGAAGGTGGTGCTGATCGTTCTGATCACCTTTTTCCCGATTGCGGTGGGGGTGTTGGATGGATTCCGTTCCGCAGACGGAGATGCCATTAACCTGATGCGGTCAATGGGTGCCAGCCGCTGGCAGATCTTCCGACATGTGAAGTTTCCGGAAGCGTTGCCGCACTTCTTCTCAGGGCTGCGGATCACTGTGGCCTATGCTGTGGTAGGGGCAGTGCTGGCGGAATGGCTCGGCGGGTTTGCCGGCCTCGGTGTCTATATGACCCGGGTAAAGAAATCATTTGCTTATGACAAGATGTTCGCTGTCATCTTCCTGATCTCCATCATCAGTCTGCTTCTTATTCTGCTGGTGAACGTGCTGCAGAAGCGCTGTATGCCATGGGAGCAAGTGGATGAGACGAATGAATAA
- a CDS encoding thiamine-binding protein yields MEASVAIQVLPEAPNDDELCRIVDEVIDYIAAQGYTYYVGPFETTIEGPYDELMDIVKECQKIAIKAGTPSVASYVKISYKPEGEVLSIEKKIGKYHE; encoded by the coding sequence ATGGAAGCAAGTGTTGCGATTCAGGTATTGCCGGAGGCACCTAATGACGATGAGCTTTGTCGCATCGTAGATGAGGTCATCGATTACATCGCTGCCCAAGGGTATACCTACTACGTAGGTCCATTTGAAACTACCATCGAGGGACCGTATGATGAGCTGATGGATATTGTGAAAGAATGTCAGAAGATCGCCATCAAGGCAGGAACACCCTCGGTAGCCTCTTATGTCAAGATCAGCTATAAGCCAGAAGGCGAGGTACTTTCCATTGAAAAGAAGATCGGCAAGTATCACGAGTAA